From Pleurocapsa sp. PCC 7319:
GGTTATCATTAGGCAGATCAAAAAACTCTTGATCCCTATCCATAAAGACAGACTTGTCAATTAATCTAAATATAATTCGATAATGCATGTAGCTTTAGTACTAAAAAAGAATATTAATAAAAATATATTATATTAAGTACGGATAATTAATTGAAATAAACAGGCTTATTGCAGACCTGAAAAACTTATTACTTGTTACTTATTACTTATTACTTGACCCCATTCCTAATTTAAGTATTCAACCGAACTTGATATTATATGCTCGATCAAACTTTTAATAAGCTTAAAAATATTCAGAATGTAACTGAGTTAAAATTACCATTACTCTTTTTTAGTTTTGCTATTTGGGTAATTTGTCCAATCATAGGAATTTTTCCTTTACTATTAGTCGTTCAATTAGATTTATTACAAGCTAATAAAAAACTTGACAAATTTTGGTCTTTAAATAGTTTTATCTTAGTTTTAGTTGTACTTACATTGGCAACTTATCTGTCTTCTTTTGATGTCTTTGCTGATACTAAAGTTTATTTAAATATTTACAATAGTTTAGACCGACAAACTCCTTTTGAAAATGGGATTGCTGAACAACGATTTGAGTTTGTTTTATTTGTATTTTTTGCTGTAATTCACTACTTAAGTAATGGTTCAACTTTTTGGTGTCTATTTTCTTTTGCCCTTTTTAATAATGCACTAATTATTTTTTATATTAGTAAAAAACTTTCACCAAAATATTTTCCGAGCTTACTAATCATTTTATTCTCAAGTTACTTTTATTATTCTCAAGTTTTTTATATGCGTCAGTTTTTTGCTCTAATCTTTGTTTTAGCAGCAATTGTAAGTTTGGAATCTAGTATAATTTCGTTTATTATATTTAGTCTTTTGGCTATTTTTTCTCATACCACTAGTGCTATTTATATCTTGACATGTATTTTTATCAAGGTTGGTGCAGCTATTGGTCAGGTTTTTCAACGTATTAAGTGGCAAAAAAGAGATAAAACAATTCTTTATTTTTGTCTGGCTGTCACTATCTTTTTAATAATTTATAGCGCATGGCAAATTTATCAAAATCCCAAAGCAATATATAGGCTGACTAACAATTTGATTGAATATCTCCCTCAAGAACAAGTTAGTAGCTCTATTCAGGGTAGGATAGAAAACAATGACCAAAGAGATATTGAAGTGTTTAGTATTACTAAAAATTTAGCTGCTGCTATTTGCTCTTTAAGTGTCTTTTCTTTTATTAGAAGCTATAAAAAGATTAGCCTGAAAATACTATCTATGATCGCTTTTTATATTATATCATTACTACAAATATTGTTTATTTTAGCTACAGGATTTAATCAAAGAATTGCTTATTTATTCTTAGGCTTTTTTGGCTTGTTTTTCTGTATTGGCTTAGACGATCAAGCACTAGGTAAAACCAATAAAATCAAAAACTTTTATCTAGTTTCAATTATCACCTTTTTGATGGCAGCATTGAATACCCTCATTTTTATTAATCTAAATGCAAATATGAGCAGAACTGTGGGATGGTCTTTTTTCGACAAACAACCTTTAAGTATGTCTCTATATGACTATATTGTTTACTTTTTTGATTCTGTCTAAATTAATTCTTCTTTTTGGAGTTTTATAATAGTAACTAATCAGGCTCTAATTGCCTAATCTCCAATCAATTAAGATTTATTTGTACCCAGCTTATCAATATGTTGCGTCGAGTTTTTTTGCTACAGATTCTACTAGGCTGGTTCATTGCTATTACAAAAAAGCTAGTTACTGGTATCTCCTACAAGTCAGCCTCTGCCGCCCCATTATTTTCT
This genomic window contains:
- a CDS encoding EpsG family protein yields the protein MLDQTFNKLKNIQNVTELKLPLLFFSFAIWVICPIIGIFPLLLVVQLDLLQANKKLDKFWSLNSFILVLVVLTLATYLSSFDVFADTKVYLNIYNSLDRQTPFENGIAEQRFEFVLFVFFAVIHYLSNGSTFWCLFSFALFNNALIIFYISKKLSPKYFPSLLIILFSSYFYYSQVFYMRQFFALIFVLAAIVSLESSIISFIIFSLLAIFSHTTSAIYILTCIFIKVGAAIGQVFQRIKWQKRDKTILYFCLAVTIFLIIYSAWQIYQNPKAIYRLTNNLIEYLPQEQVSSSIQGRIENNDQRDIEVFSITKNLAAAICSLSVFSFIRSYKKISLKILSMIAFYIISLLQILFILATGFNQRIAYLFLGFFGLFFCIGLDDQALGKTNKIKNFYLVSIITFLMAALNTLIFINLNANMSRTVGWSFFDKQPLSMSLYDYIVYFFDSV